A part of Terriglobus roseus genomic DNA contains:
- a CDS encoding SCO family protein, which yields MKWFFRNAVFAVVLIAVAGLAGCGKSTERLGSATQTFTIKGTVLAVDQEKGELTLQHDAVPGFMEAMTMPYKLERPEMAKEFHPGDIIRARLLVDKDSDGIYHHPRLNEIAILAQKHLDVTPTANYHVPTKGDAIPDFEMTDQDGKPFRFASLKGKAVLLTFIYTRCPIGDYCPKMSRNFQAIRGMMQNDAAVRDHADFVSASFDPAFDTASVLRAYGKNYVGSNDFSHWQFVRPKDDKTLKAMEQFFNLGATPESNGSLTHSLSTVLIDRDGHISEWFPGNAWSPADVYAKMKALTAK from the coding sequence ATGAAGTGGTTTTTCCGGAATGCTGTTTTTGCCGTTGTTCTGATTGCGGTTGCAGGGCTGGCGGGCTGCGGTAAGTCGACGGAGCGGCTGGGTAGCGCGACGCAGACCTTCACCATTAAAGGCACTGTGCTGGCTGTGGATCAGGAAAAGGGAGAACTCACGCTGCAGCATGACGCTGTTCCTGGCTTCATGGAAGCCATGACCATGCCGTACAAGTTGGAGCGACCTGAGATGGCGAAGGAGTTTCATCCCGGCGACATTATTCGCGCGCGTTTGTTGGTGGATAAAGATTCCGACGGCATTTATCACCATCCACGGCTGAATGAGATTGCCATTCTGGCGCAGAAGCATCTTGATGTGACGCCGACGGCGAACTATCACGTTCCCACGAAGGGTGATGCGATCCCTGATTTTGAGATGACAGATCAGGATGGAAAGCCATTCCGCTTTGCTTCGTTGAAGGGCAAAGCAGTTTTGTTGACGTTCATCTACACGCGTTGTCCCATTGGGGATTACTGCCCGAAGATGAGCCGCAACTTTCAGGCGATTCGCGGCATGATGCAGAACGATGCCGCCGTGCGCGACCATGCGGATTTTGTTTCTGCATCGTTTGATCCTGCGTTTGATACGGCAAGTGTGTTGCGTGCCTATGGAAAGAACTACGTGGGCAGCAATGATTTTTCGCACTGGCAGTTTGTTCGCCCGAAGGATGACAAGACTCTGAAGGCGATGGAGCAATTCTTCAACCTGGGCGCCACACCGGAAAGCAACGGCAGCCTGACGCATTCATTATCGACAGTTTTGATTGATCGTGACGGGCATATCTCAGAGTGGTTTCCGGGCAACGCGTGGAGCCCTGCGGATGTCTACGCAAAGATGAAAGCACTTACCGCGAAGTAA